From a single Petroclostridium xylanilyticum genomic region:
- a CDS encoding energy-coupling factor transporter transmembrane component T family protein — MIRDITLGQYFPGESVIHRLDPRIKIILTLLYIAALFMIKNFTGYIIFAAFTFQVIHMSTVPVKYVFRGLKPLIFIIILTAFINMFMTGGTTLFIIGPLRATHQGLEMAVLMTLRLLFLIIGTSLLTFTTSPILLTDGIEKLLNPFKKIGVPAHELAMMMTIALRFIPTLLEETDKIMKAQMARGADFESGNLLKRAKGLVPLLVPLFISAFRRADELAIAMESRCYRGGDQRTRMKQLELHNRDYIALAIVIGLMIVLFFVRGLRY; from the coding sequence ATGATAAGAGATATAACACTAGGTCAGTATTTTCCGGGGGAGTCGGTAATACATAGATTAGACCCCAGAATAAAAATTATTTTAACATTACTTTACATTGCGGCATTATTCATGATTAAAAATTTTACCGGCTATATTATTTTTGCGGCTTTTACTTTTCAGGTAATACATATGTCTACTGTTCCAGTTAAATATGTGTTTAGGGGATTGAAGCCTCTCATATTTATTATCATACTAACTGCATTTATTAATATGTTTATGACCGGTGGAACGACACTATTTATTATTGGCCCTTTGAGGGCAACCCATCAGGGATTGGAAATGGCAGTATTGATGACACTAAGATTACTTTTTTTAATTATCGGTACGTCCTTGCTTACTTTTACTACATCTCCGATATTACTTACTGATGGTATAGAAAAGCTGCTAAACCCCTTTAAAAAGATAGGAGTACCGGCCCATGAGCTGGCAATGATGATGACCATCGCACTGCGATTTATTCCCACGCTTTTAGAAGAAACGGATAAAATCATGAAGGCCCAGATGGCCAGAGGAGCAGACTTTGAGAGCGGAAATTTGTTAAAACGGGCAAAAGGTCTGGTTCCTTTACTGGTGCCACTATTTATCAGCGCTTTCAGGAGAGCCGATGAACTGGCAATCGCAATGGAATCCCGTTGCTACCGCGGCGGAGACCAGAGAACAAGGATGAAACAGCTTGAACTACACAATAGAGATTATATTGCACTGGCGATTGTGATTGGGCTGATGATAGTATTGTTTTTTGTGAGGGGATTGAGATATTAA
- a CDS encoding energy-coupling factor transporter ATPase codes for MSIKIENLNYIYMPGSPFEKQALRNVSLEIKKGEFIGLIGHTGSGKSTLVQHLNGLLRPTGGKIYINDIEITKKKVNLKEIRSKVGLVFQYPEHQLFEETVYKDIAFGPANMDLTEDEIQKRVHEALNIVGLSSSILDKSPFELSGGQKRRVAIAGVLAMKPEILVLDEPTAGLDPAGRDEILFQIKALHTKLGMTVILVSHSMEDIARLVDRIIVMHKGCVAMTGTPGEVFKRGEELETMGLSIPQITHVINKLRREGIKIRDDIFTVHQAKKELLRLLGSAGCKTEEAK; via the coding sequence ATGTCAATAAAAATTGAAAACTTAAACTATATATATATGCCTGGTAGTCCTTTTGAGAAGCAGGCGTTAAGAAACGTGAGTCTCGAAATTAAAAAAGGTGAATTTATAGGATTAATAGGTCATACCGGTTCGGGAAAGTCTACACTTGTACAGCATCTGAACGGGCTTCTTAGACCTACAGGTGGCAAAATCTATATTAATGACATAGAGATTACGAAAAAAAAAGTAAACCTTAAAGAAATAAGAAGTAAGGTTGGTCTTGTTTTTCAATACCCTGAGCATCAACTGTTTGAAGAAACAGTATATAAAGATATTGCCTTTGGACCTGCCAATATGGACCTTACAGAAGATGAGATACAAAAAAGAGTACATGAAGCACTAAACATTGTTGGATTAAGCAGTAGTATATTGGACAAATCGCCCTTTGAATTGTCAGGAGGACAAAAACGAAGGGTTGCCATAGCCGGTGTGCTGGCGATGAAACCTGAAATACTGGTGTTGGATGAACCTACAGCAGGATTGGATCCTGCAGGAAGGGATGAAATATTGTTTCAGATAAAAGCACTTCATACAAAACTGGGAATGACAGTAATATTGGTTTCCCACAGTATGGAAGATATAGCACGTCTGGTGGATAGAATAATAGTAATGCATAAAGGCTGTGTAGCAATGACTGGTACACCGGGAGAAGTGTTTAAAAGAGGAGAGGAATTGGAGACAATGGGATTATCCATTCCACAAATCACTCATGTAATAAACAAGTTAAGAAGAGAGGGAATCAAAATCAGAGATGACATTTTTACTGTTCATCAGGCAAAAAAAGAATTGCTGAGGTTATTGGGCAGTGCAGGATGTAAAACGGAGGAAGCGAAATGA
- a CDS encoding energy-coupling factor transporter ATPase has product MEEMINTINVDYSYSHEEDQKIELVLNHVNLKIDKGEFVTILGHNGSGKSTLAKHFNALLLPAGGTVFVKHMDTSEISHRWDIRQTVGMVFQNPDNQIVATVVEEDVAFGPENLGIPPTEIRERVDYALKVVDMYEYRKHAPHLLSGGQKQRIAIAGVIAMKPECIVLDEPTAMLDPIGRREVITTIKKLNRDEGITVVLITHYMDEAVESDRIVVMEKGNIIMDGKPKEVFSQVEKLKTVGLDVPQVTELAYELRKYGIEMNQDVLTVDECVDELIRLIQN; this is encoded by the coding sequence ATGGAAGAAATGATTAACACCATTAACGTGGATTATTCATATAGTCATGAGGAAGATCAAAAAATAGAGCTGGTGCTCAATCATGTTAATTTGAAAATAGATAAAGGAGAATTTGTTACTATTCTTGGGCATAACGGGTCAGGTAAATCAACACTGGCCAAACATTTTAATGCACTTTTGCTGCCGGCTGGAGGGACAGTTTTTGTCAAGCATATGGATACTTCGGAAATAAGCCATAGGTGGGATATAAGACAAACAGTAGGAATGGTATTTCAAAATCCGGATAACCAAATTGTAGCAACTGTTGTTGAAGAAGATGTGGCTTTTGGACCTGAAAATCTGGGTATTCCGCCGACTGAAATTAGAGAAAGAGTAGATTATGCATTGAAAGTGGTGGATATGTATGAATATAGAAAACATGCTCCTCACCTGCTTTCCGGGGGACAAAAACAGAGGATAGCCATTGCAGGGGTTATTGCCATGAAGCCGGAGTGTATTGTTCTTGATGAGCCTACAGCTATGTTGGACCCCATAGGAAGAAGGGAAGTAATTACAACCATAAAAAAATTAAACAGGGATGAGGGTATCACGGTAGTGCTTATTACGCATTATATGGATGAAGCAGTGGAGTCGGACAGAATAGTAGTGATGGAAAAAGGCAATATAATTATGGATGGGAAGCCAAAAGAAGTATTTAGTCAGGTGGAAAAGCTTAAGACTGTCGGGTTGGACGTACCTCAGGTAACCGAACTGGCATATGAACTGCGTAAGTACGGGATAGAAATGAATCAAGATGTATTGACAGTGGATGAATGTGTAGATGAACTTATTCGTTTAATTCAAAATTGA
- a CDS encoding RluA family pseudouridine synthase, with translation MITITVPQDYHQKKLDRFLKDKFPNLPMSAIYKALRKKDIRINGVKINENILLQTGDQLTIYIKDEILYGSFAGEDRSKDPIPIQIVYEDQHLLLVNKQPGISVHPDKNEGEDTLIDVATRYLQQKGEYKPEKPGSFAPALCHRLDHYTGGIVIIAKTPEALKIMLEKIKNREIKKYYQCIVKGCPSPRQGELRHFLVKNEHKSQVYITDIPIKGSLTIITRYKVLSAGQDISRVEVELVTGRTHQIRAHMAYIGHPILGDDKYGDRQFNRQFKAKYQALWAYKIVFAFEDGGILNYLKGRTFETNDIKFNYKI, from the coding sequence ATGATAACTATTACCGTACCTCAGGATTATCATCAAAAAAAATTAGATAGATTTCTTAAGGATAAATTCCCTAACCTGCCCATGAGTGCGATATATAAAGCCCTTCGTAAAAAGGATATACGCATCAATGGTGTAAAAATTAATGAAAATATTTTGCTGCAAACAGGTGATCAGCTCACTATATACATAAAAGATGAGATTTTGTATGGATCTTTTGCGGGTGAAGATAGAAGCAAAGATCCTATTCCTATACAAATTGTATACGAAGATCAACACTTGTTGTTAGTTAACAAGCAGCCAGGGATTTCCGTACACCCTGATAAGAATGAGGGTGAAGATACTCTTATTGATGTTGCTACCCGTTACCTGCAGCAAAAGGGTGAATATAAACCTGAAAAACCGGGTAGTTTTGCTCCTGCCCTTTGTCATAGATTAGATCATTATACAGGTGGTATTGTCATTATAGCCAAAACACCAGAAGCCTTGAAAATTATGCTGGAGAAGATTAAAAACAGGGAAATTAAAAAATATTACCAGTGCATCGTTAAGGGCTGTCCTTCACCAAGGCAGGGAGAATTAAGACATTTTCTTGTAAAAAATGAACATAAAAGCCAGGTATATATCACAGATATTCCAATAAAAGGATCTCTAACTATTATTACCCGGTATAAAGTTTTGTCTGCTGGACAAGATATAAGTCGTGTGGAAGTTGAACTGGTCACCGGAAGAACACACCAAATTCGTGCCCATATGGCCTATATTGGACATCCTATACTTGGAGATGACAAATATGGAGACAGGCAGTTTAATCGTCAATTTAAAGCAAAATATCAAGCCTTATGGGCGTATAAGATTGTATTTGCCTTTGAAGATGGAGGAATATTAAATTATTTGAAAGGCAGAACTTTTGAAACAAACGATATAAAATTTAATTATAAAATATAA
- a CDS encoding alpha/beta-type small acid-soluble spore protein codes for MARNRHLVPQAGAALERFKMEAASEVGVTLKQGYNGDITARQAGSVGGQMVKKMIAQYENSIK; via the coding sequence ATGGCAAGAAACAGACATTTAGTCCCACAGGCTGGAGCTGCATTGGAAAGATTTAAGATGGAAGCAGCTAGTGAAGTTGGTGTTACTTTAAAACAAGGTTATAACGGTGACATCACTGCAAGACAAGCCGGTTCTGTTGGTGGACAAATGGTTAAGAAAATGATTGCTCAATACGAGAATTCTATCAAATAA
- a CDS encoding class I SAM-dependent methyltransferase, whose product MWIADDWKDYELIDTGDGEKLERWGAYILRRPDPQVIWPLKLEKGAWNKVHGHYHRSSSGGGKWEFFSKLPERWSITYGDLSFYIKPMGFKHTGLFPEQAVNWKWFMNKIQSSPKPVRVLNLFAYTGGATVAAAYAGAEVCHVDAAKGMVGWAKENLALSNLADRPVRFIVDDVLKFVQREIRRGRQYEAIIMDPPSYGRGPNGEVWKIEDELFSLVQECMKVLSSKPLFFLINSYTTGLAPTVLKNILTLSVGEKYGGKITSDEIGLPISQSGLILPCGASGRWEA is encoded by the coding sequence ATGTGGATTGCAGATGACTGGAAAGATTATGAATTAATAGATACCGGGGATGGTGAAAAGCTGGAGCGGTGGGGGGCATACATATTGCGGCGTCCTGACCCTCAGGTAATTTGGCCGTTAAAGTTAGAAAAAGGTGCATGGAATAAAGTACACGGGCATTATCACAGGAGCAGCAGCGGAGGAGGTAAATGGGAATTCTTTAGCAAGCTGCCTGAAAGGTGGAGTATAACTTATGGGGATTTATCCTTTTATATTAAGCCAATGGGGTTTAAACATACAGGGTTATTTCCAGAACAGGCAGTAAATTGGAAATGGTTTATGAATAAAATCCAATCAAGCCCAAAACCTGTCCGGGTTTTAAATTTATTTGCTTATACCGGCGGTGCCACTGTAGCAGCAGCTTATGCAGGAGCAGAAGTCTGCCATGTAGATGCAGCAAAAGGGATGGTGGGATGGGCAAAGGAAAACTTAGCCCTTTCCAATCTTGCTGACCGTCCGGTGCGGTTTATTGTAGATGATGTTCTAAAATTTGTACAAAGGGAGATACGAAGAGGACGTCAATATGAAGCAATCATCATGGACCCACCGTCTTATGGGCGGGGACCTAATGGAGAGGTATGGAAAATTGAAGATGAATTATTTAGCCTTGTGCAAGAATGCATGAAGGTGCTGTCTTCAAAACCATTATTTTTCCTTATAAATTCCTATACAACAGGACTTGCCCCAACAGTTCTTAAAAACATACTTACTTTATCAGTAGGTGAAAAATACGGAGGGAAAATAACTTCTGATGAGATAGGCCTACCAATCTCGCAATCAGGACTTATACTTCCATGTGGTGCTTCAGGACGATGGGAAGCATAA
- the rplQ gene encoding 50S ribosomal protein L17, whose protein sequence is MPGTRKLGRPTDHRIAMLRNLVTSVLEHGRIETTEARAKEVRSMTEKMITLGKEGSLHARRQALAYITKEDVVKKLFDEIAPKYADRQGGYTRVIKMGPRRGDAAEMAIIELV, encoded by the coding sequence ATGCCTGGTACAAGAAAGTTAGGTCGTCCAACTGACCATAGGATAGCAATGTTAAGAAATCTTGTTACTTCTGTTTTAGAGCATGGCAGAATAGAAACCACAGAAGCCAGGGCAAAAGAAGTGAGAAGCATGACTGAAAAAATGATAACACTAGGTAAAGAAGGCTCACTTCATGCTAGAAGACAGGCACTTGCATATATTACTAAAGAAGACGTAGTAAAAAAACTGTTTGATGAAATCGCGCCGAAGTATGCAGACAGACAGGGTGGTTACACCAGAGTAATTAAAATGGGTCCCAGAAGAGGGGACGCAGCCGAAATGGCGATAATTGAGTTAGTATAA
- a CDS encoding DNA-directed RNA polymerase subunit alpha, whose amino-acid sequence MIEIEKPKIECVEISENGTYGKYVIEPLERGYGTTLGNSLRRILLSSLPGVAATSVKIDGVLHEFSTIPGVKEDVTEIILNVKNLAAKLHSDGPKVVYIEHEGEGEVKAGDIKVDADVEILNPDLHIATLNEDAKLYMEITLNRGRGYVSAEKNKFPGQPIGLIPVDSIYTPVHKVNYTVENTRVGQVTDYDKLTLEVWTNGTIKPDEAISLGAKILSEHLNLFIDLSDHARNTEIMVEKEETKKEKVLEMTIEELDLSVRSYNCLKRAGINTVEDLINRSEEDMMKVRNLGRKSLEEVIQKLEALGLSLAPNEE is encoded by the coding sequence ATGATAGAAATTGAAAAGCCAAAGATAGAGTGTGTCGAAATCAGTGAAAACGGCACATATGGGAAATACGTCATTGAACCTCTTGAGAGGGGATACGGCACAACACTTGGAAATTCATTAAGAAGGATTCTTTTATCATCTTTGCCTGGGGTAGCAGCAACATCAGTAAAAATTGATGGAGTATTGCATGAATTTTCAACAATTCCAGGTGTGAAGGAAGATGTGACGGAAATTATTCTTAATGTTAAAAATCTTGCAGCAAAGCTTCATTCTGATGGTCCAAAGGTAGTGTACATTGAACATGAAGGCGAGGGAGAAGTCAAGGCAGGAGATATTAAAGTTGATGCAGATGTTGAAATTTTGAATCCTGACCTTCATATTGCAACTTTAAACGAAGATGCAAAGCTATATATGGAAATAACCCTAAATAGAGGCAGAGGGTATGTTTCAGCTGAGAAGAACAAATTTCCCGGCCAGCCGATAGGATTAATACCTGTTGATTCAATATATACTCCTGTGCATAAGGTTAACTACACTGTAGAAAATACACGCGTAGGGCAGGTTACAGATTATGATAAGTTAACCTTAGAGGTTTGGACTAATGGAACAATTAAGCCGGATGAAGCAATAAGCCTTGGGGCTAAAATTTTAAGCGAGCATCTGAACTTGTTTATTGATCTTTCTGACCATGCAAGAAATACAGAAATAATGGTTGAAAAGGAAGAAACAAAGAAAGAAAAAGTTCTGGAAATGACTATCGAGGAACTTGACCTATCAGTAAGATCCTACAACTGTCTAAAGCGTGCCGGTATTAACACTGTAGAGGATCTTATCAATAGAAGCGAAGAAGATATGATGAAGGTAAGAAATCTGGGTAGAAAATCCCTTGAAGAGGTAATTCAGAAGTTGGAAGCACTAGGATTGAGCCTTGCGCCAAATGAAGAATAG
- the rpsD gene encoding 30S ribosomal protein S4, whose amino-acid sequence MARYTGAVCRLCRREGQKLFLKGERCYTDKCAVARRSYAPGQHGQNRKKLSEYGIQLREKQKARRYYGVLESQFEKYFEMASKKKGITGENLLQILESRLDNVVYRLGLATSRAEARQLVRHGHFNVNGARVNIPSYLVKEGDVISVREKSRNSERFKSILETTEGKVVPKWLDMNRDALEAKVVNLATREDIDLPIEEHLIVELYSK is encoded by the coding sequence ATGGCAAGATATACTGGAGCAGTATGCAGACTTTGCCGTAGAGAAGGCCAAAAATTATTTCTCAAAGGTGAAAGATGTTATACTGATAAGTGTGCGGTTGCAAGGAGATCCTATGCGCCAGGACAACACGGCCAAAACAGGAAGAAGCTTTCTGAATACGGTATTCAGTTAAGAGAAAAACAAAAGGCTAGAAGATACTATGGAGTATTGGAAAGCCAGTTTGAAAAATATTTTGAAATGGCTAGCAAGAAAAAAGGTATTACCGGTGAAAATCTGTTACAAATTCTTGAAAGCAGATTGGATAACGTTGTTTATAGATTAGGTCTTGCTACATCCAGAGCAGAAGCAAGACAATTGGTTAGACATGGTCATTTCAATGTTAACGGTGCAAGAGTAAACATCCCTTCCTACCTTGTGAAAGAAGGAGATGTCATCTCTGTAAGAGAAAAGAGCAGAAACTCTGAAAGGTTTAAGTCAATACTAGAAACAACTGAGGGAAAAGTTGTTCCTAAGTGGCTGGATATGAACAGGGATGCTCTTGAAGCAAAGGTTGTAAATCTTGCTACCAGAGAAGATATTGACCTGCCAATAGAAGAGCACTTAATTGTTGAGTTGTATTCTAAGTAA
- the rpsK gene encoding 30S ribosomal protein S11 produces MAKATTKRATRKRRERKNIERGAAHIRSTFNNTIVTITDIAGNAISWASAGGLGFKGSRKSTPFAAQMAAEAAAKSAMEHGLKTVEVYVKGPGAGREAAIRALQAAGLEVNLIKDVTPIPHNGCRPPKRRRV; encoded by the coding sequence ATGGCTAAAGCGACTACTAAAAGAGCTACACGTAAACGTCGTGAGCGTAAGAATATTGAACGTGGTGCTGCACATATTCGGTCAACATTCAATAATACTATTGTGACTATTACTGATATTGCGGGCAATGCAATTTCTTGGGCTAGTGCCGGTGGATTGGGTTTTAAAGGATCAAGAAAAAGCACACCTTTTGCTGCACAGATGGCAGCAGAAGCAGCAGCTAAATCTGCTATGGAGCATGGACTAAAGACAGTTGAAGTTTATGTAAAAGGTCCTGGTGCTGGAAGAGAAGCTGCAATAAGAGCACTGCAGGCTGCGGGGCTGGAAGTTAACTTAATAAAAGATGTTACCCCAATTCCTCACAATGGTTGCAGACCACCAAAGAGAAGAAGAGTTTAA
- the rpsM gene encoding 30S ribosomal protein S13 has product MARIAGVDLPREKRVEIGLTYIFGIGRKRSNEILAKTGINPDTRVRDLTDDEIAKLREEIDKNYKVEGDLRRQIALDIKRLIEIGCYRGYRHRRGLPVRGQRTKTNARTRKGPKRTVAGKKK; this is encoded by the coding sequence ATGGCGAGAATCGCTGGTGTTGATTTACCAAGAGAAAAGCGAGTTGAAATTGGATTAACTTATATATTTGGCATTGGTCGAAAAAGATCAAATGAAATTCTTGCAAAAACAGGTATTAATCCGGATACAAGAGTAAGAGACCTTACTGACGATGAGATTGCAAAACTGAGAGAAGAAATTGATAAAAACTATAAGGTTGAAGGTGACTTGAGACGGCAAATTGCGCTTGACATTAAGAGACTTATTGAAATTGGATGTTATAGAGGTTACAGACATAGAAGAGGACTTCCGGTAAGAGGGCAAAGGACAAAGACAAATGCCAGAACACGAAAGGGTCCAAAGAGAACAGTTGCAGGTAAGAAGAAGTAA
- the rpmJ gene encoding 50S ribosomal protein L36, with protein MKVRPSVKPICEKCKIIKRKGRIMVICENPKHKQKQG; from the coding sequence GTGAAAGTAAGACCATCTGTTAAACCAATATGTGAAAAATGTAAGATTATAAAACGAAAAGGAAGAATAATGGTAATTTGTGAAAACCCTAAGCATAAACAAAAACAGGGCTGA
- the infA gene encoding translation initiation factor IF-1: MAKEDVIEVEGKVIEALPNAMFQVELENGHRILAHISGKLRMNFIRILPGDKVTVELSPYDLTRGRITWRAK, from the coding sequence TTGGCAAAAGAAGATGTCATAGAAGTAGAAGGAAAAGTAATTGAAGCGTTGCCCAATGCAATGTTTCAGGTGGAGTTAGAAAACGGACACAGGATACTTGCTCATATATCCGGTAAACTGAGAATGAATTTTATCAGAATTCTTCCGGGAGACAAGGTTACTGTTGAACTTTCTCCTTACGACTTAACCCGTGGAAGGATTACATGGAGAGCGAAGTAG
- a CDS encoding KOW domain-containing RNA-binding protein, with the protein MDICPGQIVYSTAGRDKGRYFIVIEQIDENYVYICDGDIRRFEKPKKKKVKHLRFTGKDAQYIKDKLDKMQKVSNSEIRKSLKAFLEESESENGIV; encoded by the coding sequence GTGGATATATGTCCTGGACAAATAGTATATTCAACGGCTGGAAGGGACAAAGGGAGATATTTTATCGTTATAGAGCAGATAGATGAAAATTACGTCTATATATGCGATGGAGATATCAGACGGTTTGAAAAACCAAAGAAAAAAAAGGTTAAGCATTTGCGGTTTACTGGAAAAGATGCGCAATACATTAAAGATAAACTCGACAAAATGCAAAAAGTTAGCAATTCTGAGATAAGAAAAAGCTTAAAAGCTTTTTTGGAGGAATCGGAAAGTGAAAACGGAATCGTATAG
- the map gene encoding type I methionyl aminopeptidase, whose product MITVKAAQEIEYMRKAGRIVAETHDLLEKAIRPGITTEELDSIAEEYIRSQGAIPSFKGYNGFPASICASVNAEVVHGIPSLNKLKDGDIISIDIGVMYKGYHGDAARTHPVGNISEEAKRLIKVTRESFYKGVKYAVEGNRLSDISSAIQKYVEQHGYSVVRDFVGHGIGQNMHEEPQIPNYGPPGRGPRLLAGMTLAIEPMVNMGKHHVKILPNRWTVVTVDGSLSAHYEHTVAITKGYPEILTGT is encoded by the coding sequence ATGATAACTGTTAAAGCCGCTCAGGAAATTGAATACATGAGGAAAGCCGGGCGAATTGTAGCTGAAACCCATGATCTTTTGGAGAAGGCTATTCGACCTGGCATTACAACTGAAGAGCTGGATAGTATCGCAGAGGAATATATTAGGAGTCAAGGTGCTATTCCATCCTTTAAAGGCTATAATGGATTTCCGGCGAGTATATGTGCCTCTGTTAATGCAGAAGTAGTTCATGGTATTCCAAGTTTAAACAAGTTAAAAGATGGCGATATTATTAGTATAGATATCGGTGTAATGTACAAAGGATATCATGGTGATGCAGCACGAACTCATCCGGTAGGTAATATCTCTGAAGAAGCTAAGAGATTAATAAAGGTAACACGGGAAAGCTTTTACAAAGGCGTTAAATACGCAGTAGAAGGAAATAGATTATCTGATATTTCATCAGCTATTCAAAAATATGTGGAACAGCATGGGTATTCAGTAGTACGGGATTTTGTAGGACATGGGATTGGACAAAATATGCATGAAGAGCCGCAAATCCCAAACTATGGCCCTCCCGGAAGGGGGCCGAGATTACTTGCTGGAATGACCCTGGCGATTGAACCAATGGTAAATATGGGTAAACATCATGTGAAAATTTTACCTAACCGTTGGACAGTTGTTACAGTCGACGGAAGTCTATCTGCTCATTATGAACATACCGTTGCTATTACGAAAGGGTATCCAGAGATACTGACCGGTACCTGA
- a CDS encoding adenylate kinase, whose product MRLIILGAPGAGKGTQAEVLSKKLDIPTISTGEIIRNAIRQGTDLGKEAKQYIDRGLLVPDDVVIEIVKDRLTQDDCKNGFILDGFPRTVPQADALTKMGVTIDKVLSIEVAEEKIVERISGRRQCSKCGATYHIVYKPSKEENICDLCGGELIMRQDDAPETVKNRLKVYHEQTEPLKDYYQSKGLLVVAYGQEEVADTTKEVLKALGVV is encoded by the coding sequence ATGAGGCTGATTATATTAGGTGCACCAGGGGCTGGAAAAGGAACGCAAGCCGAGGTACTTTCAAAGAAGTTAGATATTCCCACGATTTCTACCGGTGAGATTATCCGGAATGCCATACGTCAGGGGACGGATTTGGGAAAAGAAGCAAAGCAATATATTGATAGAGGGTTGCTTGTTCCTGACGATGTAGTCATAGAAATCGTAAAGGACAGATTAACTCAAGATGATTGCAAAAACGGCTTTATTCTGGACGGATTTCCTCGAACCGTTCCTCAAGCCGATGCATTAACTAAAATGGGTGTAACGATTGATAAAGTCTTAAGTATAGAAGTAGCCGAAGAAAAGATAGTTGAAAGAATTTCTGGAAGAAGGCAGTGTAGTAAGTGTGGGGCAACCTACCATATTGTCTATAAGCCTTCAAAAGAGGAAAATATATGCGACTTGTGTGGTGGCGAACTTATTATGCGGCAGGACGATGCGCCTGAAACAGTTAAAAACAGGCTGAAAGTTTACCATGAACAGACTGAACCTCTTAAAGACTACTATCAAAGCAAAGGGTTACTTGTTGTAGCATATGGACAAGAAGAAGTAGCAGATACAACCAAAGAAGTACTTAAGGCACTTGGAGTAGTGTAA